Proteins from a genomic interval of Schaalia odontolytica:
- a CDS encoding HNH endonuclease family protein, which translates to MSRRRRWSVGDAMGVVIIVAALVWAFAPGVGWDLLGLRSRLGWPPQRSGEALSSLPDGEAARQLRALTVRDHDVESETPDYDRGEFGQRWADTDHNGCDTRNDILARDLARPTFKEGTRGCVVLSGTLAEPYTGKTIEFRRGEKTSSLVQIDHVVALADAWRSGAWQWEVGRRQEFANDPDNLLAVDGDANEDKSASAADRWLPPNAAFRCDYVKRQISVKSRYGLSVTRSEQDAMAQQLSTCPG; encoded by the coding sequence GTGAGTCGTCGACGTCGCTGGAGCGTGGGAGACGCGATGGGTGTGGTCATCATCGTTGCCGCCCTGGTGTGGGCGTTCGCGCCCGGTGTGGGATGGGATCTGCTGGGCCTGCGTTCGCGCCTGGGGTGGCCGCCGCAGCGCAGCGGCGAGGCCCTGTCCTCGCTCCCCGACGGCGAGGCGGCCCGCCAGCTGCGCGCTCTGACGGTGCGCGACCACGACGTGGAGAGCGAGACCCCCGACTACGATCGCGGCGAGTTCGGCCAGCGGTGGGCCGACACGGACCACAACGGGTGCGACACGCGCAACGACATTCTTGCCCGCGATCTCGCGCGCCCCACGTTCAAGGAAGGCACCCGAGGATGCGTGGTTCTCAGCGGCACGCTGGCCGAACCCTACACCGGCAAGACGATCGAGTTCCGCAGGGGGGAGAAGACCTCGTCCCTGGTCCAGATCGACCACGTGGTCGCCCTGGCGGACGCCTGGCGCTCGGGCGCGTGGCAGTGGGAGGTGGGGCGACGTCAGGAGTTCGCGAATGACCCGGACAACCTCCTGGCCGTTGACGGGGACGCCAACGAGGACAAGTCGGCCTCCGCGGCCGACCGGTGGCTGCCTCCCAACGCCGCTTTCCGGTGCGACTATGTCAAGCGTCAGATCTCGGTCAAGAGCAGATACGGGCTGAGCGTGACCCGCTCCGAGCAAGACGCGATGGCGCAGCAACTGTCAACCTGTCCAGGCTGA
- a CDS encoding VanZ family protein: protein MYTAINWAWDLGLYAGLSALTCGLWWLVGLCQDRGYVGRCSKDCASGPCRCARWTYRRAQRLRARGARARSSSRRSGAADSSRPSRLTVSESLPLIYRRSEHAGALLSRPEHPDTPATSEIPLVGAPASMWRLPRALPLAWFLYLSGLVIVTLLPLPSDPAAACAAIVHWDNYVPFGSLAAVVEQAREGEAARAALYALSILLNVVLFVPLGALAEATWRIRRASAPVPPPSGRDARVTPLRRVLVWVVLGCALSCLIEATQYTGLFGLVPCTYRVVDIDDVIMNTLGAYLGVRLLPRVARRSWFMRA from the coding sequence ATGTACACGGCAATCAACTGGGCGTGGGACCTGGGGCTCTACGCGGGGCTCAGCGCGCTGACATGCGGCCTGTGGTGGCTGGTCGGCTTGTGTCAGGACCGAGGATACGTCGGCAGGTGCTCGAAGGACTGCGCCTCGGGGCCGTGCAGGTGCGCGCGCTGGACCTACCGCCGCGCCCAGCGGCTCCGCGCCCGAGGAGCGCGCGCTCGGTCCTCCTCCCGCCGCAGCGGCGCCGCTGACTCCTCCCGGCCCTCGCGCCTCACCGTGTCCGAATCCCTGCCCCTCATCTACCGGCGCTCCGAGCACGCGGGAGCCCTCCTGTCTCGCCCCGAACACCCCGACACCCCCGCGACCTCGGAGATTCCGCTGGTCGGCGCCCCGGCCTCGATGTGGCGCCTGCCGCGCGCCCTTCCCCTCGCCTGGTTCCTCTACCTGTCGGGGCTGGTCATCGTCACCCTCCTGCCCCTGCCCTCGGACCCCGCCGCCGCGTGCGCCGCCATCGTCCACTGGGACAACTACGTCCCCTTCGGTTCGCTGGCCGCGGTGGTCGAGCAGGCGCGCGAGGGCGAGGCGGCCAGGGCGGCCCTCTACGCGCTGTCGATCCTCCTCAACGTCGTGCTCTTCGTTCCCCTGGGTGCCCTCGCCGAGGCCACGTGGCGCATCCGACGCGCGTCGGCGCCCGTCCCCCCTCCCTCGGGTCGTGACGCTCGCGTGACCCCCCTTCGCCGCGTCCTCGTGTGGGTGGTCCTCGGGTGCGCCCTGTCGTGCCTGATCGAGGCGACCCAGTACACCGGTCTCTTCGGGCTGGTGCCCTGCACGTACCGCGTCGTCGACATTGACGACGTCATCATGAACACGCTCGGCGCCTACCTGGGCGTGCGGCTCCTGCCGCGCGTGGCGCGCAGGTCGTGGTTCATGCGCGCGTAG
- a CDS encoding response regulator transcription factor: MTIRVMVIDDQAMIRGALAGLLDLETDIEVVAQAANGVEALDELARLSVEETAPRTRPSVDVAIIDVEMPRMDGITATEAIRTRFPSVRVLVVTTFGRPGYLQRALAAGASGFMVKDAPVEDLVDGVRTVAAGGRTIDQSLAIDALSAGASPLTARETDVLREVEGGGTIADIAHALTLSQGTVRNHVSSAMLKMDARTRAEAASLARAAGWL; this comes from the coding sequence GTGACGATCCGCGTCATGGTGATCGACGACCAGGCCATGATTCGAGGCGCCCTGGCGGGCCTGTTGGATCTCGAGACCGACATCGAGGTCGTCGCGCAGGCCGCCAACGGCGTCGAGGCCCTCGACGAGCTGGCGCGCCTGTCCGTCGAGGAAACCGCGCCGCGCACCCGCCCGTCCGTGGACGTTGCCATCATCGATGTCGAGATGCCGCGCATGGATGGAATCACGGCGACGGAGGCGATCCGCACGCGCTTCCCGAGCGTGCGTGTCCTCGTGGTCACGACCTTCGGGCGCCCGGGCTACCTCCAGCGGGCGCTGGCGGCGGGAGCCTCCGGTTTCATGGTCAAGGATGCGCCGGTTGAAGATCTCGTGGACGGCGTGCGAACGGTCGCCGCCGGTGGCCGCACGATCGACCAGAGCCTGGCGATCGACGCGCTGTCCGCGGGGGCCTCCCCGCTCACCGCGCGTGAGACCGACGTGCTGCGCGAGGTCGAGGGGGGTGGCACGATCGCCGACATCGCCCACGCGCTGACCCTGAGCCAGGGGACGGTCCGCAATCACGTGTCCTCGGCGATGCTGAAGATGGATGCGCGCACCCGCGCCGAGGCGGCATCCCTGGCGCGGGCGGCCGGCTGGCTGTAG